A single Glycine soja cultivar W05 chromosome 14, ASM419377v2, whole genome shotgun sequence DNA region contains:
- the LOC114383806 gene encoding heat shock factor protein HSF24-like, whose product MHKWEFVNEHFKRGQKELLSEIKRLKTVPQSSTHPPDAGKPGADENSLSNPGGDDTGSTSTSSSSFKYQGSVETNTTPSHQLSSENKKLKKDNETLSCELARARGEWQKMENPNLRMAMGIKPDQKGVRIRRIDPTAPESKVLKSSDVIHSFDGLILPMMEQVYFV is encoded by the exons ATGCACAAATGGGAATTCGTGAATGAACACTTCAAGCGAGGGCAGAAGGAGCTTCTCTCGGAGATCAAACGCCTTAAGACCGTGCCTCAATCGTCGACACATCCCCCAGATGCTGGAAAACCTGGTGCTGACGAAAACTCTCTGTCAAACCCCGGTGGCGACGACACGGGCTCAACCTCAACCTCGTCCTCCAGTTTCAAGTACCAGGGATCGGTGGAAACAAACACAACACCTTCTCACCAGTTATCAAGCGAGAACAAGAAACTGAAGAAGGATAACGAAACGCTGAGTTGCGAGCTGGCACGTGCGA GGGGTGAGtggcagaaaatggaaaatcctAATTTGCGAATGGCAATGGGCATTAAACCTGATCAGAAAGGTGTGCGCATTAGAAGAATTGATCCTACTGCTCCAGAATCTAAGGTTTTGAAGTCATCAGATGTTATCCATAGTTTTGATGGGTTGATATTGCCAATGATGGAACAG GTGTACTTTGTTTAG
- the LOC114383091 gene encoding U-box domain-containing protein 51-like isoform X2 encodes MPSVGQLNTLITQSSLQSMSSTKTFLIVDEGTNVFPPDEDDIAHVFKPLRHMCHGKVVMLKEAVIDDSDIVKGIVEYAQRNRVNTIVVGAPHSSRNTLARTLNLRSGSKKFKGHHDVSTGVMKSAPDYSSVYVISKGKIVGARPAIRPMINVVPSQKENGVRTYSHRRGSTNGRSERSALLEMPRCSSAGQTMNQRSLFSHTSGYSDSSGSHKFESADGNKQDCDLGSTSDSQFLGDMEAEMRMLRLKLKQTMDMYNSTCKDVILAQTKAKEINQWKEERIAEEATKLPKEAALELAEKEKVKAQAALEAYEEAIKMVEKEAQRRIQAEVKARREAQEKDRALNLLIINDTRYRKYSIKDIEEATQKFSPSLKVGEGGYGPVFRGQLDHTPVAIKILNPDASHGRRQFQQEVEILCSIRHPNMVLLLGACPEYGCLVYEYLENGSLEDRLLMKNDSPPIPWWKRFEIAAEIATALLFLHQTKPEPIVHRDLKPANILLDKNFVSKISDVGLARLVPPSVADSVTQYHLTAAAGTFCYIDPEYQQTGKLTKKSDIYSLGIMLLQIITAKPPMGLAHHVRMAIEKETFSEMLDIMISDVPLEEALAFVKLSLSCTELSKKDRPDLATVVVPELNRLRDFGLAFQNRSHPPHLPTPTRSPRSST; translated from the exons ATGCCTTCCGTTGGACAATTGAACACATTGATAACCCAGTCATCATTGCAGTCCATGTCAAGCACAAAAACATTCCTCATCGTAG ATGAGGGTACCAATGTTTTTCCTCCCGACGAAGACGATATAGCCCATGTTTTCAAGCCCTTACGTCACATGTGTCATGGAAAAGTT GTTATGTTGAAAGAAGCCGTAATCGATGATAGTGATATTGTGAAAGGAATTGTGGAATATGCACAGAGAAATCGCGTCAATACTATAGTCGTTGGTGCACCCCACTCGTCCAGGAATACTTTGGCACGAACTCTGAACCTGAGGAGCGGAAGCAA AAAATTTAAAGGCCATCACGATGTGTCAACAGGCGTAATGAAATCAGCTCCAGATTATAGTTCAGTGTACGTAATTTCAAAAGGGAAGATAGTGGGAGCTCGACCAGCAATACGCCCAATGATAAACGTGGTTCCATCACAAAAGGAAAATGGAGTAAG GACATATTCACATAGAAGAGGGAGCACCAATGGAAGATCAGAAAGATCAGCTCTACTTGAAATGCCAAGGTGTTCTTCAGCTGGTCAGACAATGAATCAGAGGTCACTATTTAGCCATACCTCAGGTTATAGTGACTCTTCAGGGTCGCATAAGTTTGAGTCAGCAGATGGAAATAAACAAGATTGTGATTTAGGCTCTACATCAGATTCCCAATTCTTA GGAGATATGGAAGCTGAGATGAGAATGTTGAGGCTTAAACTGAAGCAAACTATGGACATGTACAACTCAACATGCAAAGATGTAATCTTAGCACAAACCAAG GCTAAGGAGATTAACCAATGGAAGGAGGAACGTATAGCTGAGGAAGCTACTAAGTTGCCTAAAGAGGCAGCTCTAGAACTGGCAGAAAAGGAGAAAGTTAAAGCTCAAGCTGCCTTGGAAGCATATGAGGAAGCCATTAAGATGGTTGAAAAGGAAGCACAAAGAAGAATTCAGGCAGAGGTGAAGGCTAGGAGAGAGGCGCAAGAAAAGGATCGAGCATTAAATCTGTTGATTATCAACGATACTCGGTACAGAAAATACAGTATAAAGGATATTGAAGAGGCCACTCAGAAGTTTTCCCCATCATTGAAAGTAGGTGAAGGTGGATATGGACCTGTGTTTAGAGGCCAACTTGATCACACCCCGGTtgcaatcaaaattttaaacccTGATGCTTCCCATGGAAGGAGGCAGTTCCAACAAGAG GTTGAGATATTATGCAGCATAAGGCATCCTAACATGGTCCTCCTCCTTGGTGCGTGTCCCGAGTACGGATGCCTAGTGTATGAGTACTTGGAGAATGGTAGCTTAGAAGATAGATTGTTGATGAAAAATGACAGCCCTCCGATTCCATGGTGGAAACGTTTTGAAATAGCTGCTGAGATTGCAACTGCACTCCTTTTCCTTCACCAAACAAAGCCAGAGCCAATTGTGCACCGGGACCTTAAACCCGCAAACATTCTCTTGGACAAGAACTTTGTGAGCAAAATAAGTGATGTTGGTCTTGCAAGACTAGTGCCACCATCTGTGGCTGACTCTGTCACACAGTATCACTTGACTGCAGCTGCTGGAACCTTTTGTTACATTGATCCTGAGTACCAACAAACAGGaaagttaacaaaaaaatcaGATATCTATTCCTTGGGGATAATGCTACTACAAATCATCACTGCCAAGCCTCCAATGGGGCTTGCACACCATGTTAGGATGGCAATTGAGAAGGAAACATTTTCAGAAATGCTTGATATTATGATCAGTGATGTGCCACTGGAAGAGGCTCTAGCATTTGTCAAACTCTCATTGAGTTGTACAGAGCTCAGCAAAAAGGACAGGCCTGATCTTGCAACAGTGGTGGTGCCAGAGCTTAACCGTTTAAGGGACTTTGGATTGGCATTTCAGAACCGTAGCCACCCTCCACACCTTCCCACGCCTACGCGAAGTCCACGATCAAGTACTTAA
- the LOC114383091 gene encoding U-box domain-containing protein 51-like isoform X1, whose product MSSHGGTTTTPPPLNVTMVAVEKDKNSGYAFRWTIEHIDNPVIIAVHVKHKNIPHHEGTNVFPPDEDDIAHVFKPLRHMCHGKVVMLKEAVIDDSDIVKGIVEYAQRNRVNTIVVGAPHSSRNTLARTLNLRSGSKKFKGHHDVSTGVMKSAPDYSSVYVISKGKIVGARPAIRPMINVVPSQKENGVRTYSHRRGSTNGRSERSALLEMPRCSSAGQTMNQRSLFSHTSGYSDSSGSHKFESADGNKQDCDLGSTSDSQFLGDMEAEMRMLRLKLKQTMDMYNSTCKDVILAQTKAKEINQWKEERIAEEATKLPKEAALELAEKEKVKAQAALEAYEEAIKMVEKEAQRRIQAEVKARREAQEKDRALNLLIINDTRYRKYSIKDIEEATQKFSPSLKVGEGGYGPVFRGQLDHTPVAIKILNPDASHGRRQFQQEVEILCSIRHPNMVLLLGACPEYGCLVYEYLENGSLEDRLLMKNDSPPIPWWKRFEIAAEIATALLFLHQTKPEPIVHRDLKPANILLDKNFVSKISDVGLARLVPPSVADSVTQYHLTAAAGTFCYIDPEYQQTGKLTKKSDIYSLGIMLLQIITAKPPMGLAHHVRMAIEKETFSEMLDIMISDVPLEEALAFVKLSLSCTELSKKDRPDLATVVVPELNRLRDFGLAFQNRSHPPHLPTPTRSPRSST is encoded by the exons ATGTCTTCCCATGGTGGGACCACCACTACGCCACCACCCTTAAATGTCACCATGGTGGCTGTAGAGAAAGACAAGAACAGTGGCTATGCCTTCCGTTGGACAATTGAACACATTGATAACCCAGTCATCATTGCAGTCCATGTCAAGCACAAAAACATTCCTCATC ATGAGGGTACCAATGTTTTTCCTCCCGACGAAGACGATATAGCCCATGTTTTCAAGCCCTTACGTCACATGTGTCATGGAAAAGTT GTTATGTTGAAAGAAGCCGTAATCGATGATAGTGATATTGTGAAAGGAATTGTGGAATATGCACAGAGAAATCGCGTCAATACTATAGTCGTTGGTGCACCCCACTCGTCCAGGAATACTTTGGCACGAACTCTGAACCTGAGGAGCGGAAGCAA AAAATTTAAAGGCCATCACGATGTGTCAACAGGCGTAATGAAATCAGCTCCAGATTATAGTTCAGTGTACGTAATTTCAAAAGGGAAGATAGTGGGAGCTCGACCAGCAATACGCCCAATGATAAACGTGGTTCCATCACAAAAGGAAAATGGAGTAAG GACATATTCACATAGAAGAGGGAGCACCAATGGAAGATCAGAAAGATCAGCTCTACTTGAAATGCCAAGGTGTTCTTCAGCTGGTCAGACAATGAATCAGAGGTCACTATTTAGCCATACCTCAGGTTATAGTGACTCTTCAGGGTCGCATAAGTTTGAGTCAGCAGATGGAAATAAACAAGATTGTGATTTAGGCTCTACATCAGATTCCCAATTCTTA GGAGATATGGAAGCTGAGATGAGAATGTTGAGGCTTAAACTGAAGCAAACTATGGACATGTACAACTCAACATGCAAAGATGTAATCTTAGCACAAACCAAG GCTAAGGAGATTAACCAATGGAAGGAGGAACGTATAGCTGAGGAAGCTACTAAGTTGCCTAAAGAGGCAGCTCTAGAACTGGCAGAAAAGGAGAAAGTTAAAGCTCAAGCTGCCTTGGAAGCATATGAGGAAGCCATTAAGATGGTTGAAAAGGAAGCACAAAGAAGAATTCAGGCAGAGGTGAAGGCTAGGAGAGAGGCGCAAGAAAAGGATCGAGCATTAAATCTGTTGATTATCAACGATACTCGGTACAGAAAATACAGTATAAAGGATATTGAAGAGGCCACTCAGAAGTTTTCCCCATCATTGAAAGTAGGTGAAGGTGGATATGGACCTGTGTTTAGAGGCCAACTTGATCACACCCCGGTtgcaatcaaaattttaaacccTGATGCTTCCCATGGAAGGAGGCAGTTCCAACAAGAG GTTGAGATATTATGCAGCATAAGGCATCCTAACATGGTCCTCCTCCTTGGTGCGTGTCCCGAGTACGGATGCCTAGTGTATGAGTACTTGGAGAATGGTAGCTTAGAAGATAGATTGTTGATGAAAAATGACAGCCCTCCGATTCCATGGTGGAAACGTTTTGAAATAGCTGCTGAGATTGCAACTGCACTCCTTTTCCTTCACCAAACAAAGCCAGAGCCAATTGTGCACCGGGACCTTAAACCCGCAAACATTCTCTTGGACAAGAACTTTGTGAGCAAAATAAGTGATGTTGGTCTTGCAAGACTAGTGCCACCATCTGTGGCTGACTCTGTCACACAGTATCACTTGACTGCAGCTGCTGGAACCTTTTGTTACATTGATCCTGAGTACCAACAAACAGGaaagttaacaaaaaaatcaGATATCTATTCCTTGGGGATAATGCTACTACAAATCATCACTGCCAAGCCTCCAATGGGGCTTGCACACCATGTTAGGATGGCAATTGAGAAGGAAACATTTTCAGAAATGCTTGATATTATGATCAGTGATGTGCCACTGGAAGAGGCTCTAGCATTTGTCAAACTCTCATTGAGTTGTACAGAGCTCAGCAAAAAGGACAGGCCTGATCTTGCAACAGTGGTGGTGCCAGAGCTTAACCGTTTAAGGGACTTTGGATTGGCATTTCAGAACCGTAGCCACCCTCCACACCTTCCCACGCCTACGCGAAGTCCACGATCAAGTACTTAA